One Panicum virgatum strain AP13 chromosome 3N, P.virgatum_v5, whole genome shotgun sequence DNA segment encodes these proteins:
- the LOC120663480 gene encoding uncharacterized protein LOC120663480 codes for MKRPRICLRTTAAGGSGWSSLPGDLLEQISSYLSTDADLLHIHQVCAPWRACTSPPIAFRPWILARWTARSPPPARSCNYSVWLPRRHLQREADIGAPPAGLPYLYCCGASRGWLALTDNASSPTRLVLWDPASGAEVRLPLLPGVTQVFLSADPLASPDWMAVAGQRYGDMGAQKSFFCRPGDAAWSALCDRPTAGVVSVAFHAGRIYCLDWQRVLVCDLNLGPAPHVQIRNISGHISRLCRCVCVDSYHGIRGVHMVSCAGDLLLVVLRRGSGHPSFAEIYKLECPPERGQPLELGER; via the coding sequence ATGAAACGTCCTCGCATCTGTCTCCGCAcgacggccgccggcggctcCGGCTGGTCCTCCCTCCCCGGCGACCTCCTCGAGCAGATCTCCAGCTACCTTTCCACCGATGCCGACCTCCTCCACATCCACCAGGTCTGCGCCCCATGGCGAGCCTGCACCTCTCCTCCCATCGCTTTCCGCCCGTGGATCCTGGCCCGCTGGACGGCCCGGAGCCCACCGCCGGCACGCTCTTGCAATTACTCCGTCTGgctcccccgccgccacctccagcGGGAGGCGGACATCggcgccccgccggccggcctcccgtaCCTGTACTGCTGCGGCGCATCTCGCGGCTGGCTCGCCCTCACCGACAACGCCAGCTCCCCCACGCGGCTTGTGCTGTGGGACCCGGCCTCCGGCGCCGAGGTCCGCCTCCCGCTCCTGCCCGGCGTCACCCAGGTCTTCCTCTCCGCCGatccgctcgcctcgccggactGGATGGCGGTCGCAGGCCAGCGCTACGGCGACATGGGGGCGCAGAAGTCCTTCTTCTGCCGGCCTGGGGACGCCGCCTGGAGCGCCCTGTGCGACCGACCCACCGCCGGGGTCGTCAGCGTAGCGTTCCACGCGGGGAGGATATACTGCTTGGATTGGCAGCGAGTCCTCGTCTGCGACCTCAACCTTGGGCCGGCGCCACACGTCCAGATCAGGAACATCAGCGGCCACATCAGCCGGCTCTGCAGATGCGTCTGCGTGGACAGCTACCATGGCATCCGCGGGGTCCACATGGTGTCCTGCGCCGGCGACCTGCTGCTCGTCGTCCTGCGCAGGGGCAGCGGCCACCCGTCCTTCGCCGAGATCTATAAGCTGGAGTGCCCGCCGGAGCGTGGGCAGCCACTGGAGCTCGGTGAACGGTGA